In a single window of the Microbacterium sp. Root61 genome:
- a CDS encoding AlkA N-terminal domain-containing protein: protein MSFDERYRVIESRDPRFDGQFVTAVSSTRIYCRPSCPARTPKPSNVTFYATSAAAHEAGYRACKRCLPEAAPGSPAWNIRGDVTARAMRLIADGVVEREGVPGLSARLGYSSRHLTRLLTAELGAGPLALSRAHRAHTARMLLVGTDLPAADVAFSAGFASVRQFNDTVREVFGMPPLDLRARRRGTNIVTPGAIDLVLPHRGPLDAGGLFAWMAARAVPGVEVATPTSFARTIALSGGPAWFELRVDDASRVRLRARLTHLGDLSTLVTRARRLFDLDADPIAIDEALSRHPELRPLVEATPGIRVPGAADPHEMLIRAMVGQQITVSAARTALTSLTDALGERVEGFDGTDRLFPTMAAIAEHGAEVLRGPAARIRAITGAAAALVSGELSLGTGDDAIDQRAALLARPGIGPWTADYVRMRVLGDPDVFLPGDVAVRSGAAAIGIPAEPGPLTDWAARTAPWRSYLTTHLWRAAPTVRRRTLEPEAHS, encoded by the coding sequence ATGAGCTTCGACGAGCGGTATCGCGTCATCGAGTCCCGCGATCCGCGGTTCGACGGACAGTTCGTCACAGCCGTGAGCTCGACGCGCATCTACTGCCGCCCGAGCTGCCCGGCACGTACTCCGAAGCCGAGCAACGTCACGTTCTACGCGACGAGCGCCGCGGCGCATGAGGCGGGCTACCGCGCCTGCAAGCGCTGCCTGCCCGAGGCGGCGCCCGGTTCGCCGGCGTGGAACATCCGCGGCGACGTGACCGCACGGGCCATGCGGCTCATCGCCGACGGGGTCGTCGAGCGCGAGGGCGTCCCGGGCCTCTCGGCCCGCCTCGGCTATTCGTCGCGGCACCTCACGCGACTGCTCACCGCCGAGCTCGGCGCGGGTCCGCTCGCCCTCAGCCGCGCGCACCGCGCCCACACGGCGCGGATGCTGCTGGTCGGCACCGACCTGCCTGCAGCGGACGTCGCGTTCTCCGCGGGCTTCGCCAGCGTGCGCCAGTTCAACGACACCGTGCGGGAGGTGTTCGGGATGCCGCCGCTCGACCTGCGCGCACGGCGCCGTGGCACGAACATCGTCACGCCCGGCGCGATCGACCTGGTGCTGCCGCACCGCGGCCCGCTCGACGCGGGCGGACTGTTCGCCTGGATGGCGGCCCGCGCGGTTCCCGGTGTCGAGGTCGCGACTCCGACCTCCTTCGCCCGCACGATCGCCCTGTCGGGCGGTCCGGCCTGGTTCGAGCTGCGCGTCGACGACGCGTCCCGCGTGCGCCTGCGCGCGCGACTGACGCATCTCGGTGACCTGTCGACGCTCGTCACGCGGGCGCGACGCCTGTTCGACCTGGACGCCGACCCGATCGCGATCGACGAGGCGCTGTCGCGGCATCCGGAACTCCGCCCGCTCGTGGAGGCGACGCCCGGCATCCGCGTGCCCGGCGCCGCCGACCCGCACGAGATGCTCATCCGCGCCATGGTCGGGCAGCAGATCACCGTGTCCGCCGCACGCACGGCCCTCACCTCACTCACCGACGCGCTGGGGGAGCGGGTCGAAGGCTTCGATGGCACCGACCGGCTGTTCCCGACCATGGCCGCGATCGCCGAGCACGGAGCCGAGGTGCTGCGCGGGCCGGCCGCCCGCATCCGCGCGATCACGGGTGCCGCCGCCGCGCTGGTCTCGGGCGAGCTGTCGCTCGGTACCGGCGACGATGCGATCGACCAGCGTGCCGCGCTTCTGGCCCGGCCCGGTATCGGGCCGTGGACCGCCGACTACGTGCGCATGCGGGTACTCGGCGATCCCGACGTGTTCCTGCCGGGCGATGTCGCCGTCCGCTCCGGTGCCGCCGCGATCGGGATCCCGGCCGAACCCGGCCCGCTCACCGACTGGGCCGCGCGCACCGCGCCGTGGCGCAGCTATCTCACGACCCATCTCTGGCGCGCGGCCCCGACCGTCCGCCGCCGCACGCTCGAACCGGAGGCACACTCATGA
- a CDS encoding methylated-DNA--[protein]-cysteine S-methyltransferase — protein MTTALIQTVDTPDGAFTIVVDDRQRVLASGWTADHVVALARIPRALVPESTTDGETDAAAAVAAYYGGDLHAIDDVEVSQGGTTMQRAGWAALRRIAPGRPLTYSEFAATLGQPSAVRAAASICARNAPALFVPCHRVLRSDGTLGGFAWGLDVKDSLLARERAA, from the coding sequence ATGACCACTGCACTCATCCAGACCGTCGACACCCCCGACGGCGCGTTCACGATCGTCGTCGACGACCGCCAGCGCGTGCTCGCCTCCGGGTGGACCGCCGACCACGTCGTCGCCCTCGCCCGGATCCCGCGCGCGCTCGTGCCGGAGTCGACGACTGACGGAGAGACGGACGCCGCGGCCGCCGTCGCGGCCTACTACGGCGGCGATCTGCACGCCATCGACGACGTCGAGGTGTCGCAGGGCGGCACCACGATGCAGCGCGCCGGCTGGGCGGCGCTGCGCCGGATCGCACCGGGCCGTCCGCTGACCTACTCGGAGTTCGCCGCCACGCTCGGGCAGCCGTCCGCCGTTCGGGCCGCGGCATCCATCTGCGCCCGCAACGCCCCGGCGCTGTTCGTGCCGTGCCATCGTGTACTGCGCTCGGACGGCACGCTGGGCGGATTCGCCTGGGGCCTGGACGTCAAGGACAGCCTGCTCGCCCGCGAACGCGCGGCCTGA